One Solanum pennellii chromosome 9, SPENNV200 DNA segment encodes these proteins:
- the LOC107031484 gene encoding tubby-like F-box protein 3 yields the protein MSFKSMIQDMKDEFGSISRKGFRSRSHRVVQDCTVTVDALRQSCWANMPPELLRDVLMRIEESDSDWRPRKNVVACAGVCRSWREIMKEIVKTPEVSGKLTFPISLKQPGPRDKLVQCFIRRNRSSQTYHLFLNLNEVANDDGKFLLAARKCKRPTYTDYIISLNAEVASKGSSTYIGKLRSNFLGTKFTVYDAQPSNAGAKVSKCRSTRFVGMKQVSPRIPTGNYPVAHISYELNVLGARGPRRMLCIMDAIPASSIEPGGLAPTQTEFVPVNVDSFPSLHFFRSKSTRVDNFSSGPLPSPKDEVLTLKNKAPRWHEQLQCWCLNFNGRVTVASVKNFQLVASLGDGAGQENENVILQFGKVGEDLFTMDYQYPISAFQAFAICLSSFDTKIACE from the exons ATGTCCTTTAAGAGTATGATTCAGGACATGAAGGATGAGTTTGGGAGCATTTCTCGGAAAGGATTTCGCTCCAGGTCACATAGGGTGGTTCAGGATTGTACCGTGACTGTCGATGCGTTGAGGCAAAGTTGTTGGGCCAACATGCCGCCTGAGCTATTGAGAGATGTGCTGATGAGGATTGAGGAGTCGGACTCTGATTGGCGTCCAAGGAAAAATGTTGTGGCGTGCGCTGGTGTTTGCAGGAGTTGGAGGGAAATTATGAAAGAGATTGTTAAAACACCTGAAGTTAGCGGAAAATTGACGTTCCCAATCTCCTTGAAGCAG CCTGGTCCAAGAGACAAACTTGTTCAATGTTTCATCAGAAGGAACCGCAGCTCACAGACATATCACCTCTTCCTTAATTTAAATGAAG TTGCTAACGATGACGGTAAGTTCCTTCTTGCTGCTCGGAAGTGTAAAAGGCCAACATACACAGATTAcatcatttctttaaatgccgAAGTTGCTTCCAAGGGTAGCAGCACCTACATTGGGAAGCTGAG ATCCAACTTCTTGGGGACCAAGTTCACTGTCTATGATGCACAACCATCCAATGCAGGAGCTAAAGTCAGTAAATGTCGCTCTACTAGGTTTGTTGGGATGAAACAAGTCTCTCCAAGAATACCCACTGGCAACTATCCTGTAGCTCACAtctcatatgagttgaatgtccTGGGGGCTAG GGGGCCCAGGAGGATGCTGTGTATCATGGACGCGATTCCGGCTTCTTCTATTGAACCTGGGGGTTTAGCCCCTACGCAAACAGAATTTGTTCCAGTGAATGTAGATTCCTTCCCCTCCCTCCACTTTTTTAGATCAAAATCAACTCGCGTGGATAATTTCTCATCCGGGCCTTTACCAAGTCCAAAAGATGAAGTTCTAACTTTGAAGAACAAAGCTCCTAGGTGGCATGAACAACTCCAATGCTGGTGTCTTAACTTCAATGGCCGGGTGACGGTCGCTTCTGTAAAAAACTTTCAGCTAGTTGCTTCTCTTGGGGATGGAGCTGGACAGGAAAATGAGAATGTTATTCTCCAATTTGGGAAAGTGGGAGAGGATTTGTTCACCATGGACTATCAGTATCCTATCTCTGCATTTCAGGCATTTGCTATCTGCCTCAGTAGCTTTGACACCAAAATCGCCTGCGAATGA
- the LOC114074085 gene encoding uncharacterized protein LOC114074085, with product MSVAEYEDKFHALARHALMILPTEAERVRRFVKGLIIPIRLGVSQVAASGVPFQKVVDAAKELEMIRREGFEQREGKRTRYSGDFGGAPPRSRGYVGRGYHSQSSKPIHAAIPASEAGYTRHSSSSSVHTSQGSSSRPIVRGGHSGQSGSPHQPASRRGCFECGDMGYFVRDCPRTRRGGLHQGSQASTSRAAQPPARGGAQNGRGGSHSGRGGSPSGRGGGRGGSQSDGGRSHCYAFPGRPEAEASDAVITGIIPVCHRPATVLFDPGSTYSYVSTYFAPSLDILCESLDLPIRVSTPVGDSVVVDRVYRLCTVTLIEYDTHADLKVLDMIDFNVILGMDWLSSYHAILNCHAKTITLAMPGIPIVEWRGSLSHPSKGVISFLKAQVFPTDLPGLPPDRDIDFCIDVEPELKEKLQDLLSKGFIRPSVSPWGAPVLFVKKKDGSMRMCIDYRQLNKVTIKNKYPIPRIDDLFDQLQGASVFSKIDLRSGYHQLKVRAEDIPKTARTRYGHYEFLMMSFGLTNAPTAFMDLMNGVFRPDEHGTIAMLIELLNHSQKF from the exons ATGTCAGTTGCAGAGTATGAGGATAAATTTCATGCCTTGGCTAGACATGCTTTGATGATACTTCCTACAGAGGCTGAGAGAGTGAGGAGGTTTGTTAAGGGGCTGATTATCCCGATTCGTCTAGGAGTTTCTCAGGTTGCTGCTTCTGGTGTTCCATTCCAGAAAGTGGTGGATGCTGCTAAGGAGTTGGAGATGATTCGGCGTGAGGGATTTGAGCAGCGTGAGGGCAAGAGGACCCGTTATTCAGGTGATTTTGGTGGTGCTCCGCCTAGGAGTCGAGGTTATGTAGGGAGAGGTTATCACTCTCAGTCCAGCAAACCCATTCATGCTGCTATACCTGCGTCTGAGGCTGGTTACACTAGGCATAGTTCTTCGAGCTCAGTGCATACTTCACAGGGTTCATCTTCTAGGCCTATAGTTCGTGGAGGGCATTCTGGTCAGTCAGGGTCCCCTCATCAGCCTGCGTCTCGTAGGGGCTGTTTTGAGTGTGGTGATATGGGATACTTTGTGAGAGACTGCCCTAGGACCAGACGTGGTGGCTTACATCAGGGTTCTCAGGCTTCGACTTCCAGGGCTGCACAACCTCCAGCTAGGGGTGGTGCACAGAATGGTAGGGGTGGTTCTCATTCAGGTAGAGGTGGTTCTCCTTCTGGTCGAGGTGGTGGTCGTGGAGGTTCACAATCTGATGGAGGTCGTTCTCACTGTTATGCTTTTCCAGGTAGGCCAGAGGCTGAGGcttcagatgctgttatcacaggtattaTTCCGGTTTGTCATCGACCAGctactgtattatttgatccaggctctacttattcttatgtgtccACATATTTTGCTCCTAGTCTGGATATATTGtgtgagtctcttgatttgCCGATACGTGTTTCTACTCCTGTTGGGGATTCTGTAGTTGTAGATCGGGTGTATCGACTATGTACTGTTACTTTGATAGAGTATGACACTCATGCAGATTTAAAGGTCTTAGATATGATAGATTTTAATGtgattcttggtatggattggttatctTCTTACCACGCAATTTTAAATTGCCATGCCAAGACAATTACTTTAGCTATGCCTGGAATTCCTATAGTAGAATGGAGAGGTTCTCTTAGTCACCCTTCTAAGGGTGTGATATCATTCCTTAAGGCTC AAGTATTTCCGACCGATTTGCCAGGTCTTCCACCAGAtcgtgatattgatttttgtattgatgtggAGCCAG agttgaaggagaagttacAGGATTTGTTGAGCAAAGGTTTTATTAGGCCGAGTGTATCTCcttggggtgcaccagtgttatttgtgaagaagaaagatggctCTATGcgtatgtgtattgactatcgacagttgaacaaggtaaccatcAAAAATAAGTACCCAATACctcgtattgatgacttatttgatcagttgCAGGGTGCTTCAGTTTTTtccaagattgatttgaggtctggcTATCATCAGCTGAAGGTTAGGGCGGAggatatccctaagacagctCGAACACGTTATGGCCATTACGAGTTTTTGATGATgtcttttggattgactaatgcccctacagcttttatggacttgatgaatgGAGTTTTCAGACC GGATGAACATGGAACGATTGCAATGCTAATTGAGCTTTTAAATCACTCACAAAAATTTTAA